In Anaerolineales bacterium, the genomic window ATCACCGACGGCGTGTTCAGCATGGACGGCGACGTTGCGCCGCTGGAAGCGATCTACCAGATCGCCCATGAGTTGGACTGCCTGCTGATGGTGGATGATGCCCACGGCGAGGGGGTGCTCGGGCGAGGCGGGCGCGGCATCGTCGACCACTTCGGGTTGCACGGCAAGGTCGATGTCGAGGTCGGTACGCTGTCCAAGGCCTTCGGCGTGGTCGGCGGCCTGGTGGCCGGCCGCCAGGTGATCATCGACTGGCTGCGCCAGCGCGCCCGCCCCTTCCTGTTCTCCTCCGCCATGACCGTTCCCGACGTAGCGGCCTGCCTGGCGGCGATCGACGTCCTCGAAGAATCAACCGAACTGACGCAGCGTCTTTGGGAGAACACCGAATACTTCAAACGCGAGATGCAGGGCCTGGGGTTCGACACCGGCAAGAGCACTACCCCGATCACGCCGATCATGCTGGGGGATGCACCCCTGGCCCAGCAGTTCAGCCGGCGGCTGTTCGAGAACGGCGTATTCGCCATGGCCATCGGCTTCCCGACCGTCCCCCGCGGCAAGGCGCGCATCCGGGTGATGATCTCAGCCGCGCACACCCGGGCCGACCTGGATCAAGGCCTGGCGGCCTTCGAAACCGTCGGACGCGACTTGAGCGTGATCTAGGGCCAGGCCGCCAGCCTGCAGGCCTCGCCCGAGGCGGCCGGGATTCCGCAGCAGATCC contains:
- a CDS encoding glycine C-acetyltransferase, with the protein product MPEPTALQAVAQELDSLRQSGLFTHIRTLTSPQGAWVVVDGRQVLNFCSNNYLGLANHPHLVEAAKAAIDEFGVGPAAVRTIAGTMGLHLELERRLAAFKGVEAAITFQSGFNANLGTIPGLVGREDVIFSDELNHASIIDGCRLSGASVVRYAHVDPPDLRRVIVENGSQPHGRRLIITDGVFSMDGDVAPLEAIYQIAHELDCLLMVDDAHGEGVLGRGGRGIVDHFGLHGKVDVEVGTLSKAFGVVGGLVAGRQVIIDWLRQRARPFLFSSAMTVPDVAACLAAIDVLEESTELTQRLWENTEYFKREMQGLGFDTGKSTTPITPIMLGDAPLAQQFSRRLFENGVFAMAIGFPTVPRGKARIRVMISAAHTRADLDQGLAAFETVGRDLSVI